Proteins encoded within one genomic window of Gambusia affinis linkage group LG09, SWU_Gaff_1.0, whole genome shotgun sequence:
- the LOC122837054 gene encoding thiosulfate sulfurtransferase/rhodanese-like domain-containing protein 2, translated as MAAAVETSCSEFLNWEVESSVCNESKQKKQLSASQRRCYNFYRRKSFAAFVASVQNVCQVKGSTSWCCCGQTFSEHSAIHKHVAKSHNSEVQQLTEAAYEHLLKQLEQEAEPPKECKAEVADISVWIPDISQVSEENLRKAPGKVLLYYHYCQVDDPHVICAWQKALCEKLHLTGKIRVAAEGINGTVGGTNVATDIYISAMLSHPVFKMEKEDFKTSDGGAECFTDLKVGVFKEIVPMGVDPDAVSYKLAGTHLDPEEFHKEVEALLANRDSSDDTILLDCRNFYESKIGQFTRCLAPNIRKFSYFPDYIDQNLELFRNKKVLMYCTGGIRCERGSAYLCSKDVCKEVYQLKGGIHKYLESFPEGFYRGKLFVFDERYTISSNNDVIADCRYCGLPWDQYELCSTQFCCQLVLSCPSCRKKGCTACCPSCQRKGETQDKEASDVEHPKEECECTDTRARIPQDV; from the exons ATGGCGGCGGCAGTGGAAACATCTTGCTCGGAGTTCCTGAACTGGGAGGTTGAAAGTTCAGTTTGTAACgagtcaaaacaaaagaaacagctgTCTGCCTCGCAAAGAAGATGCTACAACTTCTATAGGAGGAAG TCATTTGCTGCCTTTGTAGCATCCGTGCAGAATGTTTGTCAAGTTAAAGGAAGCACGTCCTGGTGCTGCTGTGGCCAGACCTTCAGCGAACACTCTGCCATCCACAAACACGTGGCtaaaagtcataattctgaaGTACAGCAGCTCACTGAGGCCGCGTATGAGCATCTACTAAAACAGCTGGAACAAGAAGCTGAGCCGCCAAAAGAATGCAAAGCTGAAGTAGCAGACATTTCTGTATGGATACCAGATATCAGCCAAGTCTCTGAGGAGAACCTGAGAAA AGCTCCTGGAAAGGTTCTCCTTTATTATCATTACTGTCAAGTGGATGATCCCCATGTTATCTGTGCTTGGCAGAAAGCTTTATGTGAAAAGCTTCACTTAACAGGCAAG ATTAGGGTGGCAGCAGAAGGCATCAATGGGACAGTTGGAGGTACCAATGTGGCCACTGATATTTACATCAGTGCAATGCTCTCACATCCTGTCTTCAAGAtggaaaaagaagattttaag ACCAGCGATGGAGGTGCTGAGTGTTTTACAGACCTGAAGGTTGGAGTCTTTAAGGAGATTGTCCCAATGGGGGTGGATCCTGATGCTGTGTCCTACAAGCTGGCAG GAACTCATCTGGACCCTGAAGAGTTTCATAAGGAAGTGGAAGCTCTTTTGGCTAACAGAGATTCTAGCGACGACACCATCCTCCTCGACTGCCGCAACTTTTACGAGAGCAAAATT GGCCAGTTCACTCGGTGTCTGGCCCCAAACATCCGTAAGTTCAGTTATTTCCCAGACTACATTGACCAGAACCTGGAGCTGTTCCGGAACAAAAAGGTTCTGATGTACTGCACAGGAGGGATCCGCTGTGAACGTGGATCTGCCTACCTCTGCTCTAAA GATGTGTGTAAAGAGGTTTACCAGCTGAAAGGGGGAATCCATAAGTACTTGGAGAGTTTCCCTGAAGGTTTCTATCGAGGGAAACTTTTCGTCTTCGATGAACGCTACACCATCTCCTCCAACAATGATGTCATCGCAG ATTGCAGGTATTGCGGCCTTCCCTGGGACCAGTATGAGCTTTGCAGCACCCAGTTCTGTTGCCAGCTGGTGTTGTCCTGTCCCAGCTGCAGAAAGAAAGGATGCACCGCCTGCTGCCCATCCTGCCAAAGGAAAGGAGAGACTCAAGACAAGGAGGCCTCTGATGTTGAGCACCCCAAAGAAGAGTGCGAGTGCACTGACACACGGGCCAGAATCCCTCAGGATGTTTAA